In one window of Brachyhypopomus gauderio isolate BG-103 chromosome 16, BGAUD_0.2, whole genome shotgun sequence DNA:
- the LOC143478441 gene encoding uncharacterized protein LOC143478441 isoform X1: MHSIRMCCSVATDTRSHTHGQRRGLPPSQPTSHHSAAAGQRVSNCSACDGRITTALGLPLLTMGEQSAEQCRATAGVKRPNGSEINEGRKDSLNQQQKEQEYLTEAVTMETGELSEKADVKDCKTDLEDAKEEKSQQGSGDEVDCNDTDHLQCRNTEESGSPIAQEHKASGTPGQSESPSETDGSTDPREDTMVKETETEAAGLRERSPPPEPDAERRGQSHPLEREDSHPCALGVEESEQEELQEWPKIVPESMLGQHITGLAVSDVSTELCHESERDDLSECLQVEMAIVSSDSEAEEQWKSVFSRVVDEEESSDILRPDTPHDNEEASDQSHEAKEHSNTLDLQAKSEAEDKDLVTTTESDILERPDSPTECESEDNQYEMSVHYSSLSKIPGDEEDLTQSVRHGLQRLSASTSELDRELPQDRSVSEESKSENVSSEHLDFRTTRQQWRKMEEQSKTESRQPAARHSACQRAHSSMYTPVRNLERPKRDLDPEGLSLGDYQHTQFSPCSEDSGLDDTSYRSPYDESETPVERAIRETMEREESFRRERAMSRPSSGDTIQGKPKSLTVLTGKSDPEERRRIYNTPEDRCRSQRSPSARTPTFSITASPSSRPTYHEMVANNVIILEPDSHPASPRHRGKVLLSPTSNRCAEWPSDMSNVIILETSNLIIRSASEFCLNTLCQEPQESTFHNNPFFKLRSRSTQSLVDQEIKVVKQREEEFRKQRAQLYAREKYDTILVSPNLLSQQRFTYDKSGVLPTKCKSSPSSPSKIRKMDRSALSCDQKFPEAAHTGGRRKSALVQRWEAGIFANHQ; the protein is encoded by the exons ATGCACTCGATCAGGATGTGTTGTTCCGTGGCTAcagacacacgctcacacacacacgggcagagAAGAGGTCTCCCTCCTAGCCAACCAACCTCCCATCATTCTGCAGCTGCG GGCCAGAGAGTGAGTAACTGTTCAGCTTGTGATGGACGCATCACCACAGCGCTGGGGCTCCCTCTCCTCACCATGGGGGAACAGTCGGCAGAACAGTGT CGAGCCACTGCTGGTGTGAAAAGACCAAATGGGAGTGAAATAAACGAAGGCAGAAAAGACTCTTTAAATCAACAGCAAAAAGAGCAAGAATACTTAACTGAGGCTGTCACCATGGAGACTGGCGAGCTTTCAGAAAAGGCTGATGTAAAAGACTGTAAAACAGATCTTGAGGATGCAAAAGAGGAGAAGAGTCAGCAGGGCAGTGGGGATGAGGTAGACTGCAACGACACAGATCATCTCCAATGTCGCAATACCGAGGAGAGCGGCTCCCCAATCGCACAGGAGCACAAAGCCAGTGGCACGCCTGGCCAATCGGAGAGTCCCAGTGAAACGGACGGAAGCACAGACCCTCGGGAGGACACCATGGTAAAGGAGACggagacagaggcagcaggTCTCAGAGAACGTTCGCCTCCTCCAGAGCCTGACGCAGAGCGGAGAGGCCAGAGCCACCCGCTGGAAAGAGAAGACAGCCATCCATGTGCTCTCGGCGTCGAGGAGTCAGAGCAGGAAGAACTACAGGAGTGGCCCAAAATAGTGCCAGAGTCCATGCTGGGGCAGCACATCACAGGTTTAGCTGTATCTGATGTTTCCACAGAATTATGCCACGAGAGTGAGCGAGATGATCTGAGTGAGTGTCTGCAGGTGGAGATGGCTATCGTTTCCTCAGACAGCGAGGCTGAAGAGCAGTGGAAGTCCGTGTTTTCTCGTGTCGTCGACGAAGAGGAAAGCAGCGATATTCTAAGACCAGATACACCACATGACAATGAAGAGGCAAGCGACCAAAGCCATGAAGCCAAGGAACATAGTAACACCCTAGATTTGCAGGCCAAATCCGAGGCTGAAGACAAAGATTTAGTAACAACAACAGAGAGCGATATTCTGGAGCGACCTGATAGTCCCACCGAATGCGAGTCAGAAGACAACCAGTATGAGATGTCCGTGCACTACAGCAGCTTGTCTAAGATCCCAGGGGATGAGGAGGACCTCACCCAGAGTGTCAGGCACGGCCTGCAGCGATTGTCTGCATCGACCTCCGAGCTGGACAGGGAGTTGCCGCAGGATCGCAGTGTAAGTGAGGAGTCGAAGAGCGAGAACGTCAGCTCAGAGCACCTGGACTTCAGGACAACCAGGCAGCAgtggaggaagatggaggagcAGAGCAAGACCGAGTCGCGCCAGCCCGCTGCCAGGCACAGCGCCTGCCAGCGTGCACACAGCTCCATGTACACACCCGTGCGCAACTTGGAGCGTCCCAAACGTGACCTGGACCCAGAAGGCCTAAGCCTTGGCGATTACCAGCACACTCAGTTCAGCCCATGCTCTGAGGACTCAGGACTAGATGACACAAGCTACAGGTCTCCGTATGACGAATCAGAGACCCCAGTCGAGAGGGCAATACGCGAGACTATGGAACGAGAGGAAAGTTTCCGGCGGGAGCGAGCCATGTCAAGGCCGTCCTCTGGTGACACCATCCAGGGCAAACCCAAATCACTCACTGTCTTGACAGGCAAGTCAGACCCAGAGGAGAGACGGAGGATATACAACACACCGGAGGACAGGTGCAGGTCACAGAGATCCCCCAGCGCCAGAACACCAACCTTCTCCATCACTGCTTCGCCATCATCGCGACCGACTTACCACGAGATGGTGGCAAACAATGTCATCATACTTGAGCCAGATTCGCATCCTGCAAGCCCCAGGCACAGGGGGAAAGTCCTGCTCTCACCCACCTCGAACAGGTGCGCCGAATGGCCCTCGGACATGTCCAACGTTATCATACTGGAAACCTCCAACCTCATTATCCGCAGTGCCTCGGAGTTCTGCCTGAACACCTTGTGCCAGGAGCCCCAGGAGAGCACGTTCCACAACAATCCCTTCTTCAAGCTGAGATCACGCAGCACCCAGTCGCTGGTGGACCAGGAGATCAAGGTGGTaaagcagagagaggaggagttcAGGAAGCAGAGGGCACAGCTGTATGCCCGAGAGAAGTACGATACCATCCTAGTGTCTCCTAACTTACTCTCACAGCAGAGATTCACCTATGACAAATCAG GAGTGTTACCAACAAAATGCAAGTCCTCCCCATCCTCCCCCTCCAAGATACGCAAAATGGACCGTTCCGCCTTGTCATGTGATCAGAAG TTCCCCGAAGCCGCTCACACAGGGGGGAGGCGGAAGAGTGCGCTGGTGCAGAGATGGGAGGCGGGGATCTTCGCCAATCACCAGTAA
- the LOC143478441 gene encoding uncharacterized protein LOC143478441 isoform X2: protein MNYSRRVAAWLSALPFHLLRACAYCGRLEMISVWLLFLKLLRATAGVKRPNGSEINEGRKDSLNQQQKEQEYLTEAVTMETGELSEKADVKDCKTDLEDAKEEKSQQGSGDEVDCNDTDHLQCRNTEESGSPIAQEHKASGTPGQSESPSETDGSTDPREDTMVKETETEAAGLRERSPPPEPDAERRGQSHPLEREDSHPCALGVEESEQEELQEWPKIVPESMLGQHITGLAVSDVSTELCHESERDDLSECLQVEMAIVSSDSEAEEQWKSVFSRVVDEEESSDILRPDTPHDNEEASDQSHEAKEHSNTLDLQAKSEAEDKDLVTTTESDILERPDSPTECESEDNQYEMSVHYSSLSKIPGDEEDLTQSVRHGLQRLSASTSELDRELPQDRSVSEESKSENVSSEHLDFRTTRQQWRKMEEQSKTESRQPAARHSACQRAHSSMYTPVRNLERPKRDLDPEGLSLGDYQHTQFSPCSEDSGLDDTSYRSPYDESETPVERAIRETMEREESFRRERAMSRPSSGDTIQGKPKSLTVLTGKSDPEERRRIYNTPEDRCRSQRSPSARTPTFSITASPSSRPTYHEMVANNVIILEPDSHPASPRHRGKVLLSPTSNRCAEWPSDMSNVIILETSNLIIRSASEFCLNTLCQEPQESTFHNNPFFKLRSRSTQSLVDQEIKVVKQREEEFRKQRAQLYAREKYDTILVSPNLLSQQRFTYDKSGVLPTKCKSSPSSPSKIRKMDRSALSCDQKFPEAAHTGGRRKSALVQRWEAGIFANHQ, encoded by the exons ATGAATTACTCGCGACGCGTTGCCGCTTGGTTATCCGCACTGCCTTTTCATTTGCTTCGAGCATGTGCGTATTGCGGTAGATTGGAGATGATATCcgtttggctgctgtttttaaaGCTACTG CGAGCCACTGCTGGTGTGAAAAGACCAAATGGGAGTGAAATAAACGAAGGCAGAAAAGACTCTTTAAATCAACAGCAAAAAGAGCAAGAATACTTAACTGAGGCTGTCACCATGGAGACTGGCGAGCTTTCAGAAAAGGCTGATGTAAAAGACTGTAAAACAGATCTTGAGGATGCAAAAGAGGAGAAGAGTCAGCAGGGCAGTGGGGATGAGGTAGACTGCAACGACACAGATCATCTCCAATGTCGCAATACCGAGGAGAGCGGCTCCCCAATCGCACAGGAGCACAAAGCCAGTGGCACGCCTGGCCAATCGGAGAGTCCCAGTGAAACGGACGGAAGCACAGACCCTCGGGAGGACACCATGGTAAAGGAGACggagacagaggcagcaggTCTCAGAGAACGTTCGCCTCCTCCAGAGCCTGACGCAGAGCGGAGAGGCCAGAGCCACCCGCTGGAAAGAGAAGACAGCCATCCATGTGCTCTCGGCGTCGAGGAGTCAGAGCAGGAAGAACTACAGGAGTGGCCCAAAATAGTGCCAGAGTCCATGCTGGGGCAGCACATCACAGGTTTAGCTGTATCTGATGTTTCCACAGAATTATGCCACGAGAGTGAGCGAGATGATCTGAGTGAGTGTCTGCAGGTGGAGATGGCTATCGTTTCCTCAGACAGCGAGGCTGAAGAGCAGTGGAAGTCCGTGTTTTCTCGTGTCGTCGACGAAGAGGAAAGCAGCGATATTCTAAGACCAGATACACCACATGACAATGAAGAGGCAAGCGACCAAAGCCATGAAGCCAAGGAACATAGTAACACCCTAGATTTGCAGGCCAAATCCGAGGCTGAAGACAAAGATTTAGTAACAACAACAGAGAGCGATATTCTGGAGCGACCTGATAGTCCCACCGAATGCGAGTCAGAAGACAACCAGTATGAGATGTCCGTGCACTACAGCAGCTTGTCTAAGATCCCAGGGGATGAGGAGGACCTCACCCAGAGTGTCAGGCACGGCCTGCAGCGATTGTCTGCATCGACCTCCGAGCTGGACAGGGAGTTGCCGCAGGATCGCAGTGTAAGTGAGGAGTCGAAGAGCGAGAACGTCAGCTCAGAGCACCTGGACTTCAGGACAACCAGGCAGCAgtggaggaagatggaggagcAGAGCAAGACCGAGTCGCGCCAGCCCGCTGCCAGGCACAGCGCCTGCCAGCGTGCACACAGCTCCATGTACACACCCGTGCGCAACTTGGAGCGTCCCAAACGTGACCTGGACCCAGAAGGCCTAAGCCTTGGCGATTACCAGCACACTCAGTTCAGCCCATGCTCTGAGGACTCAGGACTAGATGACACAAGCTACAGGTCTCCGTATGACGAATCAGAGACCCCAGTCGAGAGGGCAATACGCGAGACTATGGAACGAGAGGAAAGTTTCCGGCGGGAGCGAGCCATGTCAAGGCCGTCCTCTGGTGACACCATCCAGGGCAAACCCAAATCACTCACTGTCTTGACAGGCAAGTCAGACCCAGAGGAGAGACGGAGGATATACAACACACCGGAGGACAGGTGCAGGTCACAGAGATCCCCCAGCGCCAGAACACCAACCTTCTCCATCACTGCTTCGCCATCATCGCGACCGACTTACCACGAGATGGTGGCAAACAATGTCATCATACTTGAGCCAGATTCGCATCCTGCAAGCCCCAGGCACAGGGGGAAAGTCCTGCTCTCACCCACCTCGAACAGGTGCGCCGAATGGCCCTCGGACATGTCCAACGTTATCATACTGGAAACCTCCAACCTCATTATCCGCAGTGCCTCGGAGTTCTGCCTGAACACCTTGTGCCAGGAGCCCCAGGAGAGCACGTTCCACAACAATCCCTTCTTCAAGCTGAGATCACGCAGCACCCAGTCGCTGGTGGACCAGGAGATCAAGGTGGTaaagcagagagaggaggagttcAGGAAGCAGAGGGCACAGCTGTATGCCCGAGAGAAGTACGATACCATCCTAGTGTCTCCTAACTTACTCTCACAGCAGAGATTCACCTATGACAAATCAG GAGTGTTACCAACAAAATGCAAGTCCTCCCCATCCTCCCCCTCCAAGATACGCAAAATGGACCGTTCCGCCTTGTCATGTGATCAGAAG TTCCCCGAAGCCGCTCACACAGGGGGGAGGCGGAAGAGTGCGCTGGTGCAGAGATGGGAGGCGGGGATCTTCGCCAATCACCAGTAA
- the LOC143478441 gene encoding uncharacterized protein LOC143478441 isoform X3, producing METGELSEKADVKDCKTDLEDAKEEKSQQGSGDEVDCNDTDHLQCRNTEESGSPIAQEHKASGTPGQSESPSETDGSTDPREDTMVKETETEAAGLRERSPPPEPDAERRGQSHPLEREDSHPCALGVEESEQEELQEWPKIVPESMLGQHITGLAVSDVSTELCHESERDDLSECLQVEMAIVSSDSEAEEQWKSVFSRVVDEEESSDILRPDTPHDNEEASDQSHEAKEHSNTLDLQAKSEAEDKDLVTTTESDILERPDSPTECESEDNQYEMSVHYSSLSKIPGDEEDLTQSVRHGLQRLSASTSELDRELPQDRSVSEESKSENVSSEHLDFRTTRQQWRKMEEQSKTESRQPAARHSACQRAHSSMYTPVRNLERPKRDLDPEGLSLGDYQHTQFSPCSEDSGLDDTSYRSPYDESETPVERAIRETMEREESFRRERAMSRPSSGDTIQGKPKSLTVLTGKSDPEERRRIYNTPEDRCRSQRSPSARTPTFSITASPSSRPTYHEMVANNVIILEPDSHPASPRHRGKVLLSPTSNRCAEWPSDMSNVIILETSNLIIRSASEFCLNTLCQEPQESTFHNNPFFKLRSRSTQSLVDQEIKVVKQREEEFRKQRAQLYAREKYDTILVSPNLLSQQRFTYDKSGVLPTKCKSSPSSPSKIRKMDRSALSCDQKFPEAAHTGGRRKSALVQRWEAGIFANHQ from the exons ATGGAGACTGGCGAGCTTTCAGAAAAGGCTGATGTAAAAGACTGTAAAACAGATCTTGAGGATGCAAAAGAGGAGAAGAGTCAGCAGGGCAGTGGGGATGAGGTAGACTGCAACGACACAGATCATCTCCAATGTCGCAATACCGAGGAGAGCGGCTCCCCAATCGCACAGGAGCACAAAGCCAGTGGCACGCCTGGCCAATCGGAGAGTCCCAGTGAAACGGACGGAAGCACAGACCCTCGGGAGGACACCATGGTAAAGGAGACggagacagaggcagcaggTCTCAGAGAACGTTCGCCTCCTCCAGAGCCTGACGCAGAGCGGAGAGGCCAGAGCCACCCGCTGGAAAGAGAAGACAGCCATCCATGTGCTCTCGGCGTCGAGGAGTCAGAGCAGGAAGAACTACAGGAGTGGCCCAAAATAGTGCCAGAGTCCATGCTGGGGCAGCACATCACAGGTTTAGCTGTATCTGATGTTTCCACAGAATTATGCCACGAGAGTGAGCGAGATGATCTGAGTGAGTGTCTGCAGGTGGAGATGGCTATCGTTTCCTCAGACAGCGAGGCTGAAGAGCAGTGGAAGTCCGTGTTTTCTCGTGTCGTCGACGAAGAGGAAAGCAGCGATATTCTAAGACCAGATACACCACATGACAATGAAGAGGCAAGCGACCAAAGCCATGAAGCCAAGGAACATAGTAACACCCTAGATTTGCAGGCCAAATCCGAGGCTGAAGACAAAGATTTAGTAACAACAACAGAGAGCGATATTCTGGAGCGACCTGATAGTCCCACCGAATGCGAGTCAGAAGACAACCAGTATGAGATGTCCGTGCACTACAGCAGCTTGTCTAAGATCCCAGGGGATGAGGAGGACCTCACCCAGAGTGTCAGGCACGGCCTGCAGCGATTGTCTGCATCGACCTCCGAGCTGGACAGGGAGTTGCCGCAGGATCGCAGTGTAAGTGAGGAGTCGAAGAGCGAGAACGTCAGCTCAGAGCACCTGGACTTCAGGACAACCAGGCAGCAgtggaggaagatggaggagcAGAGCAAGACCGAGTCGCGCCAGCCCGCTGCCAGGCACAGCGCCTGCCAGCGTGCACACAGCTCCATGTACACACCCGTGCGCAACTTGGAGCGTCCCAAACGTGACCTGGACCCAGAAGGCCTAAGCCTTGGCGATTACCAGCACACTCAGTTCAGCCCATGCTCTGAGGACTCAGGACTAGATGACACAAGCTACAGGTCTCCGTATGACGAATCAGAGACCCCAGTCGAGAGGGCAATACGCGAGACTATGGAACGAGAGGAAAGTTTCCGGCGGGAGCGAGCCATGTCAAGGCCGTCCTCTGGTGACACCATCCAGGGCAAACCCAAATCACTCACTGTCTTGACAGGCAAGTCAGACCCAGAGGAGAGACGGAGGATATACAACACACCGGAGGACAGGTGCAGGTCACAGAGATCCCCCAGCGCCAGAACACCAACCTTCTCCATCACTGCTTCGCCATCATCGCGACCGACTTACCACGAGATGGTGGCAAACAATGTCATCATACTTGAGCCAGATTCGCATCCTGCAAGCCCCAGGCACAGGGGGAAAGTCCTGCTCTCACCCACCTCGAACAGGTGCGCCGAATGGCCCTCGGACATGTCCAACGTTATCATACTGGAAACCTCCAACCTCATTATCCGCAGTGCCTCGGAGTTCTGCCTGAACACCTTGTGCCAGGAGCCCCAGGAGAGCACGTTCCACAACAATCCCTTCTTCAAGCTGAGATCACGCAGCACCCAGTCGCTGGTGGACCAGGAGATCAAGGTGGTaaagcagagagaggaggagttcAGGAAGCAGAGGGCACAGCTGTATGCCCGAGAGAAGTACGATACCATCCTAGTGTCTCCTAACTTACTCTCACAGCAGAGATTCACCTATGACAAATCAG GAGTGTTACCAACAAAATGCAAGTCCTCCCCATCCTCCCCCTCCAAGATACGCAAAATGGACCGTTCCGCCTTGTCATGTGATCAGAAG TTCCCCGAAGCCGCTCACACAGGGGGGAGGCGGAAGAGTGCGCTGGTGCAGAGATGGGAGGCGGGGATCTTCGCCAATCACCAGTAA
- the frrs1a gene encoding putative ferric-chelate reductase 1, with protein MKTQVSASVRKFGRTFPMAATMRTALLSFAILASVTGYRNGKVEKSCESMVPRHGGEPNTTTSPYSLTVDTSKFSPGDHVQVTLSGSKPFEGFLIEARDARSVDGPAVGSFILLSPDNSQLLPCHNIQGSGVSHTSEARKTEVSVVWAAPSAAPPAVHFLATVVAHYSHFWIKIPSPVITQSGVTPPPIPSTGSTSSAPETTAALLQPFSSEGCGVWKSCLLDPAGCDPAVDPDCFFLSYRAEGQSVRFELSGPATGYVSFALSQDKWMGDDDVYLCVNDGGRVRAEAAYTTGRGYPEAAEKSVLRDVSWRLAGGLIQCSFRRAVDVPEDPQRFSLARPHILFLAQGTAQRGHINKHERQPLISDQPHVITASPEIVLGSHSPLIMKYHGVLMLLAWMEVASTAIFFAGFFKPDWPEKTLFGQKVWFQVHRGLMLLMTVLTTTGFILPFIYRRGCSTEAAVHVVLGWIVMALSVVQPIMAALRPAPDSSRRWIFRWLHWGVGNAAEVFAVAAMFVGMQQQSLRLPFHSSTVILSCFIVWMAFSKLILAIHRGLFQRGSESPDEHAILPDPSARCKWGTRSKLVVFSLFVAGNTVLCISLICSISTI; from the exons ATGAAGACACAGGTATCTGCATCTGTAAG AAAATTTGGAAGAACCTTTCCAATGGCGGCAACTATGAGGACAGCTTTGCTGTCTTTTGCTATCCTGGCATCCGTCACAGGCTACAGAAACGGAAAAGTGGAAAAGTCGTGTGAGAGCATGGTGCCCCGGCATGGAGGTGAACCAAACACTACTACCAGCCCATACTCTCTGACTGTAGATACCAGCAAATTCAGTCCTGGAGATCACGTTCAAG TCACCCTGTCGGGGAGCAAACCCTTTGAAGGCTTTCTGATCGAAGCCAGAGACGCCAGAAGTGTAGACGGACCTGCTGTGGGCTCCTTCATCCTGCTCAGCCCTGACAATAGTCAACTTTTGCCATGCCACAACATTCAG GGATCAGGTGTTAGCCACACCAGCGAGGCCAGGAAGACTGAAGTGAGTGTTGTCTGGGCTGCACCGAGTGCTGCACCTCCAGCTGTTCACTTTCT AGCAACTGTAGTGGCTCATTACAGTCATTTCTGGATCAAGATACCCAGTCCAGTCATTACTCAAAGTGGAGTGACCCCACCTCCAATCCCATCTACCGGTTCCACAAGCTCCGCCCCTGAAACCACAGCCGCGCTGCTGCAGCCG TTCAGCTCAGAGGGCTGTGGCGTTTGGAAATCCTGCCTGCTGGACCCGGCTGGCTGTGACCCCGCCGTAGACCCTGACTGCTTCTTCCTGTCGTACCGCGCGGAGGGCCAGAGCGTGCGGTTCGAGTTGAGCGGGCCTGCGACGGGCTACGTGTCCTTCGCCCTGTCTCAGGATAAGTGGATG GGAGACGATGACGTTTATCTGTGCGTGAATGATGGCGGCCGTGTACGTGCGGAAGCAGCATACACGACAGGCAGGGGCTACCCAGAGGCTGCTGAAAAG TCTGTGCTCCGTGACGTGAGCTGGAGGCTGGCCGGAGGACTGATCCAGTGCAGCTTCCGTAGGGCCGTGGACGTCCCGGAGGACCCGCAGCGCTTCAGCCTCGCCCGCCCGCATATCCTGTTCCTCGCCCAGGGCACCGCGCAGCGTG GTCACATCAATAAACACGAGCGTCAGCCGCTCATATCAGATCAGCCACATGTCATTACCGCCTCGCCGGAGATTGTGCTGGGATCACACTCACCCTTGATCATGAAGTATCACG GTGTTCTCATGCTGCTGGCTTGGATGGAGGTTGCCAGCACAGCCATCTTCTTTGCTGGCTTCTTCAAGCCAGATTGGCCTGAAAAGACCCTGTTTGGACAAAAAGTCTGGTTCCAG GTGCACCGCGGACTCATGTTGCTGATGACTGTGCTCACGACTACTGGCTTCATTCTGCCTTTCATCTACAGAAGAGGCTGCAGCACG GAAGCTGCTGTTCATGTGGTTTTGGGCTGGATCGTCATGGCTCTCAGTGTCGTTCAGCCAATCATGGCTGCTCTCAGACCAGCACCAGACTCATCACG CAGGTGGATTTTCAGATGGCTACACTGGGGTGTGGGAAATGCAGCAGAGGTTTTTGCAG TGGCGGCCATGTTTGTGGGCATGCAACAGCAATCTCTCCGTCTCCCCTTCCACAGTTCCACTGTGATTCTCTCTTGTTTTATCGTTTGGATGGCCTTTTCAAAGCTAATCCTGGCAATACACAGAGGTCTTTTTCAGCGAG GTAGTGAATCTCCTGATGAACATGCAATTCTCCCTGATCCTTCCGCCAGGTGCAAATGG GGTACCAGGTCCAAACTTGTTGTCTTTTCACTTTTTGTTGCTGGGAACACAGTGCTGTGTATCTCTCTCATATGCTCCATAAGCACTATATGA